In Macadamia integrifolia cultivar HAES 741 chromosome 5, SCU_Mint_v3, whole genome shotgun sequence, a single window of DNA contains:
- the LOC122078068 gene encoding glutamic acid-rich protein-like, with product MASYEIHLIHIGGESDSDTESTEQIYEAVNAIRGNAPNVDPTDIIRPIFSSDDDSEEDEDKDEDIEDGQESENEDLEEDLVEEDKDEDLEDGQESKSEDLEEDLIEGREDNQESESEYFFERNEFELYKEESEEENPSYDNVLCLLNQMCEDMLITEKMLRKVAVRQETVKEVCEKLNVNFEDEPFLKGLILHLNNIIQIVKAQAIDISGGP from the coding sequence ATGGCCTCATATGAAATACACCTAATTCATATAGGTGGAGAAAGTGACAGTGATACTGAAAGCACTGAGCAAATCTATGAAGCAGTGAATGCTATTAGGGGAAATGCACCTAATGTGGATCCAACAGATATCATTCGCCCAattttttcttctgatgatgATTCAGAGGAAGACGAAGACAAGGATGAGGATATAGAAGATGGTCAAGaatcagaaaatgaagatctagaggaagatCTTGTTGAAGAAGACAAAGATGAAGATTTAGAAGATGGTCAAGAATCAAAAagtgaagatctagaggaagatCTTATTGAAGGAAGGGAAGACAATCAAGAGTCAGAAAgtgaatatttttttgaaagaaatgaGTTTGAACTATATAAggaggaaagtgaagaagagaatccctCCTATGACAATGTGCTCTGCTTGCTGAATCAAATGTGTGAAGATATGTTAATAACTGAAAAAATGTTGAGGAAAGTGGCAGTCCGACAAGAAACTGTCAAAGAAGTTTGTGAAaaacttaatgttaattttgaggatgaaccaTTTCTCAAAGGGCTTATTCTGCATTTGAATAATATTATTCAAATAGTTAAAGCTCAGGCTATTGACATTTCTGGGGGTCCTTAA
- the LOC122079978 gene encoding lysine-specific demethylase JMJ706-like isoform X2, translating into MVEGRVCLSKEATNGLEIFKRKRLQRLNLGNASEVTGVNNMMARSGGDALRASASCGVRLHRSLDAFCSSTGASKEKDAFLKRKVEKFDTSDLEWTDKIPECPVFRPTKEEFEDPLVYLQKIASEASKYGICKIISPLSASVPAGVVLMKEKAGFKFTTRVQPLRLAEWDMDDKITFFMSGRKYTFRDFEKMANKLFARRYYSAGGLPANYLEKEFWHEIACGKTETVEYACDIDGSAFSSSPNDQLGKSKWNLKTLSRLPKSTLRLLGNAIPGVTEPMLYIGMLFSMFAWHVEDHYLYSINYHHCGASKTWYGIPGHAALDFEKAVRERVYVHDILSTEGEDGAFDVLLGKTTMFPPNILLEQNVPVYKAVQKPGEFVITFPRAYHAGFSHGFNCGEAVNFAIGDWFPLGAVASRRYALLGRIPLLPHEELLCKEAMLLFKCSSVPECKALDYSLTELVSQHCIKVSFVHIMRFQHRARWSLRRLGIRMSPTSQGTILCSLCKRDCYVAYLKCNCCLHSICLRHEITSLDCSCGSDLVLFVRGDHSKMEAAAQRFEQEEGILEEIQEQIKCGGDLCPQPNLLQCKEDGYFPYCEIEFDLNHEFMIEDQLQDIDYGSCSLPMLNNEGEFMKTHVVDSSLSCAASTLCSFLGPQQSSPLPKQDLDLKGCEKVAGNEIASSLSPPSYGKCLFTHQGTLQGSQVLPVKDQFSDDSDSEIFRVKRRSSLKVEKQTENTVMTSKSSENQGLKRLKKLHPQGELRQSSSDSCINHKPDRHCSPNVNSKEASCPTPKDRFVSGNTAFVSLKFRPSPTNLKMADREEEPERMKPRDHNRRNDFQVDMRKTMRELSPLEIGQKRLKVRGPSFPSRGELPGSRSWFVDTD; encoded by the exons ATG GTGGAAGGAAGGGTTTGTCTGTCCAAGGAGGCTACAAATGGGCTAGAAATTTTTAAGCGTAAAAGGCTTCAACGGCTGAACTTGGGAAATGCTTCTGAAGTTACAGGTGTTAATAATATGATGGCTAGAAGTGGAGGGGATGCTTTAAGAGCTTCTGCATCATGTGGGGTGAGGTTACATAGAAGTTTGGATGCTTTTTGTAGTTCTACTGGTGCTTCGAAAGAAAAAGATGCCTTTCTGAAGCGCAAGGTGGAAAAGTTTGATACTTCTGATCTGGAATGGACTGATAAAATTCCTGAGTGCCCTGTATTCCGTCCAACGAAGGAGGAGTTTGAGGATCCTTTAGTCTATCTGCAAAAAATTGCCTCTGAAGCTTCAAAATatg GAATTTGCAAAATTATTTCACCTTTGAGTGCTTCTGTTCCTGCGGGTGTCGTATTGATGAAGGAGAAAGCTGGTTTCAAGTTTACTACCAGAGTGCAACCTCTTCGGCTTGCTGAGTGGGATATGGATGACAAGATCACTTTTTTTATGAGTGGAAG aaagtATACATTCCGTGATTTCGAGAAAATGGCGAACAAGTTGTTTGCTCGCAGATACTATAGCGCTGGGGGTCTTCCTGCCAActatcttgaaaaggaattctGGCATGAAATAGCTTGTGGCAAGACAGAAACTGTTGAGTATGCATGTGATATTGATGGTAGTGCCTTCTCGTCTTCTCCTAATGACCAGCTTGGGAAAAGCAAGTGGAATTTGAAG ACTCTTTCTCGACTGCCCAAATCTACGCTGCGCCTATTAGGAAATGCAATTCCG GGTGTAACTGAACCCATGCTTTATATTGGGATGTTATTCAGTATGTTTGCATGGCATGTTGAAGATCATTACTTGTATAG CATTAATTATCATCATTGTGGGGCATCAAAAACTTGGTATGGGATTCCTGGTCATGCAGCTCTGGATTTTGAAAAGGCAGTTCGTGAGCGGGTATATGTCCATGATATTCTTTCTACTGAAGGAGAGGATGGAGCCTTTGATGTTCTTTTGGGAAAAACAACTATGTTTCCTCCAAATATTTTGTTAGAACAGAATGTCCCAGTCTACAAGGCTGTACAAAAGCCTGGGGAGTTTGTTATCACCTTTCCTAGAGCATATCATGCAGGATTCAGTCATG GTTTTAATTGTGGTGAGGCAGTAAACTTTGCAATTGGTGATTGGTTCCCACTGGGGGCAGTGGCCAGCCGACGTTATGCTCTTCTTGGCAGGATACCACTTCTTCCTCATGAGGAGCTTCTCTGTAAAGAAGCAATGCTACTTTTCAAGTGCTCATCAGTTCCTGAATGTAAAGCTCTGGATTATTCACTCACAGAATTGGTTTCTCAACACTGCATTAAGGTTTCCTTTGTGCATATAATGCGTTTCCAGCACCGGGCTCGTTGGTCACTCAGGAGATTAGGAATTAGGATGTCTCCTACTTCCCAGGGCACTATACTATGCAGCCTTTGCAAACGGGACTGTTACGTGGCATATCTTAAGTGCAACTGTTGTTTACATTCTATCTGCCTTCGCCATG AGATCACGTCACTTGACTGTTCATGTGGGAGCGATCTAGTTCTTTTTGTGAGGGGGGATCATTCGAAAATGGAAGCTGCTGCCCAGAGGTTTGAGCAGGAAGAGGGAAtattagaggaaattcaagagCAAATAAAATGTGGTGGTGACTTGTGCCCGCAGCCCAATTTGTTACAATGCAAAGAGGATGGATATTTTCCGTATTGTGAAATAGAATTTGATCTTAACCATGAATTTATGATAGAAGATCAGTTACAAGATATAGATTATGGTTCTTGTAGCCTGCCCATGTTGAACAATGAGGGGGAATTTATGAAAACTCATGTTGTAgactcttctctctcttgtgCTGCATCAACTCTGTGCTCTTTTCTGGGTCCACAACAAAGCTCACCACTGCCCAAACAG GATCTGGATCTGAAGGGTTGTGAAAAAGTAGCAGGCAATGAAATTGCATCTTCTTTATCTCCTCCTTCGTATGGAAAATGCTTGTTTACCCATCAAGGAACTTTGCAGGGGTCACAAGTTTTGCCCGTTAAAGATCAATTTAGTGATGACTCTGATTCAGAAATTTTCAGGGTTAAGCGTAGATCATCCTTGAAAGTGGAAAAACAAACAGAGAACACTGTAATGACCTCAAAGTCCTCCGAAAACCAG GGGCTAAAACGGCTGAAGAAACTCCATCCTCAAGGAGAATTAAGGCAGTCATCATCTGACAGTTGCATAAACCATAAGCCTGATCGGCATTGTAGTCCCAATGTTAATTCTAAGGAAGCTTCATGTCCCACTCCAAAGGATAGATTTGTTAGTGGAAACACAGCTTTTGTGTCCTTAAAGTTCAGGCCATCACCAACAAACTTGAAGATGGCAGACAGGGAGGAGGAGCCTGAGAGAATGAAACCAAGAGATCATAATAGAAGGAACGATTTCCAGGTTGATATGAGAAAGACCATGAGGGAATTGTCACCTCTTGAGATTGGGCAAAAACGCCTGAAAGTTAGAGGTCCATCATTTCCTAGTAGGGGAGAGTTGCCTGGATCAAGAAGCTGGTTTGTAGACACCGACTAG
- the LOC122079978 gene encoding lysine-specific demethylase JMJ706-like isoform X1: MVEGRVCLSKEATNGLEIFKRKRLQRLNLGNASEVTGVNNMMARSGGDALRASASCGVRLHRSLDAFCSSTGASKEKDAFLKRKVEKFDTSDLEWTDKIPECPVFRPTKEEFEDPLVYLQKIASEASKYGICKIISPLSASVPAGVVLMKEKAGFKFTTRVQPLRLAEWDMDDKITFFMSGRKYTFRDFEKMANKLFARRYYSAGGLPANYLEKEFWHEIACGKTETVEYACDIDGSAFSSSPNDQLGKSKWNLKTLSRLPKSTLRLLGNAIPGVTEPMLYIGMLFSMFAWHVEDHYLYSINYHHCGASKTWYGIPGHAALDFEKAVRERVYVHDILSTEGEDGAFDVLLGKTTMFPPNILLEQNVPVYKAVQKPGEFVITFPRAYHAGFSHGFNCGEAVNFAIGDWFPLGAVASRRYALLGRIPLLPHEELLCKEAMLLFKCSSVPECKALDYSLTELVSQHCIKVSFVHIMRFQHRARWSLRRLGIRMSPTSQGTILCSLCKRDCYVAYLKCNCCLHSICLRHEITSLDCSCGSDLVLFVRGDHSKMEAAAQRFEQEEGILEEIQEQIKCGGDLCPQPNLLQCKEDGYFPYCEIEFDLNHEFMIEDQLQDIDYGSCSLPMLNNEGEFMKTHVVDSSLSCAASTLCSFLGPQQSSPLPKQQDLDLKGCEKVAGNEIASSLSPPSYGKCLFTHQGTLQGSQVLPVKDQFSDDSDSEIFRVKRRSSLKVEKQTENTVMTSKSSENQGLKRLKKLHPQGELRQSSSDSCINHKPDRHCSPNVNSKEASCPTPKDRFVSGNTAFVSLKFRPSPTNLKMADREEEPERMKPRDHNRRNDFQVDMRKTMRELSPLEIGQKRLKVRGPSFPSRGELPGSRSWFVDTD, translated from the exons ATG GTGGAAGGAAGGGTTTGTCTGTCCAAGGAGGCTACAAATGGGCTAGAAATTTTTAAGCGTAAAAGGCTTCAACGGCTGAACTTGGGAAATGCTTCTGAAGTTACAGGTGTTAATAATATGATGGCTAGAAGTGGAGGGGATGCTTTAAGAGCTTCTGCATCATGTGGGGTGAGGTTACATAGAAGTTTGGATGCTTTTTGTAGTTCTACTGGTGCTTCGAAAGAAAAAGATGCCTTTCTGAAGCGCAAGGTGGAAAAGTTTGATACTTCTGATCTGGAATGGACTGATAAAATTCCTGAGTGCCCTGTATTCCGTCCAACGAAGGAGGAGTTTGAGGATCCTTTAGTCTATCTGCAAAAAATTGCCTCTGAAGCTTCAAAATatg GAATTTGCAAAATTATTTCACCTTTGAGTGCTTCTGTTCCTGCGGGTGTCGTATTGATGAAGGAGAAAGCTGGTTTCAAGTTTACTACCAGAGTGCAACCTCTTCGGCTTGCTGAGTGGGATATGGATGACAAGATCACTTTTTTTATGAGTGGAAG aaagtATACATTCCGTGATTTCGAGAAAATGGCGAACAAGTTGTTTGCTCGCAGATACTATAGCGCTGGGGGTCTTCCTGCCAActatcttgaaaaggaattctGGCATGAAATAGCTTGTGGCAAGACAGAAACTGTTGAGTATGCATGTGATATTGATGGTAGTGCCTTCTCGTCTTCTCCTAATGACCAGCTTGGGAAAAGCAAGTGGAATTTGAAG ACTCTTTCTCGACTGCCCAAATCTACGCTGCGCCTATTAGGAAATGCAATTCCG GGTGTAACTGAACCCATGCTTTATATTGGGATGTTATTCAGTATGTTTGCATGGCATGTTGAAGATCATTACTTGTATAG CATTAATTATCATCATTGTGGGGCATCAAAAACTTGGTATGGGATTCCTGGTCATGCAGCTCTGGATTTTGAAAAGGCAGTTCGTGAGCGGGTATATGTCCATGATATTCTTTCTACTGAAGGAGAGGATGGAGCCTTTGATGTTCTTTTGGGAAAAACAACTATGTTTCCTCCAAATATTTTGTTAGAACAGAATGTCCCAGTCTACAAGGCTGTACAAAAGCCTGGGGAGTTTGTTATCACCTTTCCTAGAGCATATCATGCAGGATTCAGTCATG GTTTTAATTGTGGTGAGGCAGTAAACTTTGCAATTGGTGATTGGTTCCCACTGGGGGCAGTGGCCAGCCGACGTTATGCTCTTCTTGGCAGGATACCACTTCTTCCTCATGAGGAGCTTCTCTGTAAAGAAGCAATGCTACTTTTCAAGTGCTCATCAGTTCCTGAATGTAAAGCTCTGGATTATTCACTCACAGAATTGGTTTCTCAACACTGCATTAAGGTTTCCTTTGTGCATATAATGCGTTTCCAGCACCGGGCTCGTTGGTCACTCAGGAGATTAGGAATTAGGATGTCTCCTACTTCCCAGGGCACTATACTATGCAGCCTTTGCAAACGGGACTGTTACGTGGCATATCTTAAGTGCAACTGTTGTTTACATTCTATCTGCCTTCGCCATG AGATCACGTCACTTGACTGTTCATGTGGGAGCGATCTAGTTCTTTTTGTGAGGGGGGATCATTCGAAAATGGAAGCTGCTGCCCAGAGGTTTGAGCAGGAAGAGGGAAtattagaggaaattcaagagCAAATAAAATGTGGTGGTGACTTGTGCCCGCAGCCCAATTTGTTACAATGCAAAGAGGATGGATATTTTCCGTATTGTGAAATAGAATTTGATCTTAACCATGAATTTATGATAGAAGATCAGTTACAAGATATAGATTATGGTTCTTGTAGCCTGCCCATGTTGAACAATGAGGGGGAATTTATGAAAACTCATGTTGTAgactcttctctctcttgtgCTGCATCAACTCTGTGCTCTTTTCTGGGTCCACAACAAAGCTCACCACTGCCCAAACAG CAGGATCTGGATCTGAAGGGTTGTGAAAAAGTAGCAGGCAATGAAATTGCATCTTCTTTATCTCCTCCTTCGTATGGAAAATGCTTGTTTACCCATCAAGGAACTTTGCAGGGGTCACAAGTTTTGCCCGTTAAAGATCAATTTAGTGATGACTCTGATTCAGAAATTTTCAGGGTTAAGCGTAGATCATCCTTGAAAGTGGAAAAACAAACAGAGAACACTGTAATGACCTCAAAGTCCTCCGAAAACCAG GGGCTAAAACGGCTGAAGAAACTCCATCCTCAAGGAGAATTAAGGCAGTCATCATCTGACAGTTGCATAAACCATAAGCCTGATCGGCATTGTAGTCCCAATGTTAATTCTAAGGAAGCTTCATGTCCCACTCCAAAGGATAGATTTGTTAGTGGAAACACAGCTTTTGTGTCCTTAAAGTTCAGGCCATCACCAACAAACTTGAAGATGGCAGACAGGGAGGAGGAGCCTGAGAGAATGAAACCAAGAGATCATAATAGAAGGAACGATTTCCAGGTTGATATGAGAAAGACCATGAGGGAATTGTCACCTCTTGAGATTGGGCAAAAACGCCTGAAAGTTAGAGGTCCATCATTTCCTAGTAGGGGAGAGTTGCCTGGATCAAGAAGCTGGTTTGTAGACACCGACTAG